The stretch of DNA GGGCGGCAACACCGGCGTCTTCCAGGCCGCGAAGGCCAAGGGCTTCGAGGCGTACGGCGTCGACGCGAACCAGTGCGTCGGCAACCCGGGGGTCGTCGTCGACAACGTACTGAAGAAGACCGATGTCGCCGTCGAGAAGGGCATCGCGCAGATCCTCAAGGGCAAGGGCGGCACCACGGTGTCGTACGGCCTCAAGGAGGGCGGCATGTCGCTGACCGGCCTTGAGCCCGGTGTCGCGGACTCCAAGTGCCTGATCGCCGACCACGAGGACGTGCTGAAGCGCGTCGAGTCGCTGCGGGACGAGATCGTCGCGGGGAAGCTGAAGGTCGATGACCCCGCGGCCTGAGTCCACCGTCGCCTCCGCCGCCGCCTCCCCAGCCGCCTCCCCCGCCGTCGAACTCCGCGGCATCACCAAGGAGTACCCGGGCACCCTCGCCAACGACCGGGTGGATCTGACCGTCGCGCGCGGTGAGATCCATGCCCTGATGGGCGAGAACGGCGCGGGCAAGTCGACGCTGATGTCCGTCCTTTACGGACTCCAGCGGCCGGACGCCGGGCAGATCCTGCTCGACGGGCGCGAGGTGACGTTCGCGAGCCCGAGCGAGGCGATCGCGGCGGGCCTCGGCATGGTGCACCAGAGCTTCAAGCTCTTCCCGTCCTTCACGGTCGCCGAGAACGTCGTGTACGCCGCCGAGCCGCGCCGTTTCGGCCTGACGGACCGGGCCGAGGCGTTGCGGCGCGTGGGTGCGCTCGCCGATGAGCACGGGCTCGCGGTGGACCCGGCGGCGAAGGTCGGGGACCTGCCGGTGGGTGTGCGCCAGCGGGTGGAGATCCTCAAGCTCCTCTACCGCGGTGCTCGTACGCTGATCCTCGACGAGCCGACGGCGGTCCTGACCCCGGCGGAGGCCGACGGTCTGTTCGGTGTCCTGCGCTCCCTCGCGGACGACGGGCGCACGGTCCTCCTCGTCACCCACAAGCTGCGTGAGGTGATGGAGGGCAGCGACGCGGTGACGGTCCTGCGGGACGGCCGGGTCGCGGCACGCATGCGGACCGCGGACACCACCGCGGACGGGATCGCCACGGCGATGACCGGGCGGGCGGTGGAGTTGGACCGCGTGCATCCGGCGGGGGCGCCGGGCGGTGAGGTCCTTCTCGTCGATTCCCTGTCGACGGAGAGGGTGCGCGAGGTGTCGCTCTCCGTCCGCGCGGGCGAGATCGTGGGCATCGCGGGAGTGGCGGGCAACGGCCAGAGTGAACTGGTCGAGGCGATCGCCGGGTTGCGGCCGCTCTCCTGCGGGCGGGTGACGCTCTCCGGCCAGGACATCACGGACGCGTCGGCGGCGAGGCGCCGCGCGGCGGGTCTCGCGTATGTCCCCGAGGACCGTGTGGCGGTCGGTACGGCGCCGGCCGCGACGATCGCGGAGAACCTGGCGATGGGCCATCACCGGGGGCACGGCCTCCTGCGCCCGTCCTGGCTCCGCGAGCACGCGCGGGTCCTGATCGACCGCTTCGGCATCAAGGCGGCCTCGTCACGCCACACGGCGGGCTCGCTGTCGGGCGGCAACCTCCAGAAGCTGGTGATCGGCCGCGAACTCGCCCACGAATCCCCCCTGTTGATCGTCGAGCAGCCCACGCGTGGCGTCGACATCGGCGCCATCCAGACGATCCACGACCAGCTGATCGCCCACCGCGACGCGGGCCACGCGATCCTCCTGGTCTCCGCCGAACTGAGCGAGATCCGCGGCCTGTCGGACCGTGTCCTTGTGATGTACGAGGGCCGGGTGGCCGCGGAGTACGCCCGCGAGGACGCGGACGAGCGAACCCTCGGCCTCGCCATGGCGGGCGGGTCCCTCCCGGAGGCCGCGCCTGCCGGAGCCGCGCAGGCAGCCGGCCCGCAGGGCGACGCCGCAGCGGACGCGGCACTTCCCGCGCCCGGCGCCGAGGCTGCGACTGCCGCTGCGATTGCGACTGCGGTCACCGATCAGACCGACGGCGCCTCCCCGGCCGCCGCTCCCCCATCCGGCGCCGCGGACCCGCCTCCCCGCGAGAGCGACGACCGCCCCGCCCCCGTGAAGGAGGCCCCCTGACATGGCGGCCGAGACACAGATCCCCGGCTCCGGGGCATCGCTCGGGGCGCGCGTCCTGCGCGCGCCCGCACTGCACTCCGTCATCGCCGCCGTCCTCGTCGGCGCGCTCTTCCTCGTCGGGACCGGCGCCGACCCCGTCGGGGCGTACGGCTCCGTGGTCAGCGGGGCACTCGGGCCCGACGGCATCGGGTCCACGCTCACCACGGGGACCAGCATCATCGGGCTCGCCGTCGCGCTCGCGATCCCCATGCGGGCGGGGCTGCTCAACCTCGGCGGGGACGGGCAGTTGGTGCTCGGCGGGATCGCCGCCGCTGCCACCGGGCTCTACTCGCCGCTGCCCGCGCCCCTCACCGTCGCCGCCGCGCTCCTCGCGGGAATGGCGGCCGGGGCGGGTTACGCGGCGCTCGCCGCCGTCTGCCAGAACCGGTTCGGGGTGCCGCTGCTCGTCAGCAGTCTGCTGCTCGGTTATCCGGCGATGTCCTTCGCCTCCTACCTCGCGCGCTTTCCGCTGAAGGAGGACGGGTCGAGCCTTCCGCAGACGCGGCGGCTGCCCGACGGGGTCGAGCTGCCCGCCCTCGGGTCGTCGACCGTCACCGTCGGGCTGCTCCTCGTGGCCGTCGCGGCCGCCGTCTTCGCGTTCGCCGACGCCCGCACCGCCACCGGCTACGAGATCCGCATGACGGGGCTCAATCCGCGCTTCGCCGCGTACGCGGGGGTCGACAGGCCACGGCTCACGCTGCGGCTCATGGCGCTCTCCGGCGCCGTCGCGGGCCTGGTCGGCGCCATCGGCGTACTGAGCTTCCCCTATCGCTTCATCGACGGGTCGCTCACCGCCGCCGGGCACACCTGGACCGGCCTCACGGCAGCGCTGCTCGCCGCGGCGGCGCCCCTCGGGACGGTCCTGGCCGCCCTGTTCTTCGCAGCGCTCGAAGTGGGCGGGCTCGCCATGGAGCGGACCACCGAAGTGCCGCGCGAGCTGACGCAGGTCCTCCAGGCCGTCGTCATCGTCTTCCTCGCGGCGCGGCTCAACCTGACGTGGCGGCGGGCCAGGAAGAAGCCCGGAGAGCAGCCCACCGACGAGACCGAAGTAAAGGAAGTGAGCGTGCGATGAGCATCGACTCCGCGCTGTTCCACTCGGCGCTCCTCGCCCTCACCCCGATCCTCCTCGCCGCGCTCGGCGGCACGATCTGCGAGCGCGCGGGCGTCTTCAACATCGGCCTCGAAGGCATGATGCTGATCGGCTGCTTCAGCGGCGTCGCGGGCAGCTGGTTCACCGGGAGCGCCTGGCTAGGTGTCGTCTTCGCCGCCCTCGCTTCGGCGGCGTACTCGATGATCCTGGCCGTCGGGACGATCTCGCTGCGCGGGGACGCCGTCGTACTCGGCGTCGCGCTCAATCTCCTCGCGGTCGGTCTGACCGGGTTCCTGCTGCGGACGGTCTTCGGCGTCCAAGGCACCTTCTCCGACCCGGAGTTGGCCGGTCTGAGCGGCATCGACATCCCGTTCGCCGGGTCGGTCCTCTCCGGGCACTCCGCGCTCGTGTACCTCGCGTGGGCCGCCGTCGCCGTGGCCGCGGTGTTCCTGGCCCGCCACCCGTGGGGCCTTCGGCTGCGCGGCGTCGGCGAGACTCCCGACGCGGCGGCGACGCTGGGGGTGAGCCCGGCGAAGTACCAGTACGCGGCCGTACTGACGTCGGGTGTCCTGTGCGGTCTCGCGGGCGCCCAACTCGCCCTCGGCAACGTCACGTTGTTCTCCGAGAACATGACGGCCGGGCGTGGTTGGATCGCCGTGGTGGCCGTGATGCTGGGCCGCGCCCTGCCGCTCGGCGTCCTGCTCGCCGGGCTGCTCTTCGGCATCGCGGAGGCCGTCGGCTTCCGTCTCCAGGGGCTCGGCATGCCGCAGCAGGCGACCGACGCCGCCCCGTACGTGGTGACCCTGGCCGCCCTCTTCCTGTCCACGGCGCGCAGGCGCCGCCGCAAGCAGCCCCTGGTAGGAGCACCTTCATGACGACCGACGCCCGCACGCTCAGCGACGCGCTGCCCATCACCCGCGTCCCCCGCACCGGTCTGCCGAGCCAGGCGGTCGTGGTCGGCGACCCGGCGCGCGCCACCGCCGTCGCCGACCTCCTGGACGACGCGAAGGAGGTGTCGTACCACCGCGAGTACCGCACCTTCACCGGCAGTTGGCAGGGCACACCGGTCGTCGTCGCGTCGCACGGCGTCGGCGCGCCCGGGGCGATCCTCCTCTTCCAGGAGCTCGCGGAGGCGGGCGTCACCGCCATCGTGCGGCTCGGCACGGCGGGCGCGATCCGCCCCGGCATCCGCGATGGCGACCTGGTCATCGCGGACGCGGCGGTGCGCGACGACGGCGTGACGCAGCAGCTGATCCCCGCCGAGTACCCTGCGTTCGCGACTCCGGAGGCCGTCATCGCGCTCCAGCGAGCGGCGCGCGCGGCCGAAGCCCCGTACCACCGTGGGGTGGTGTGGACGCGGGCCGCGTTCCAGCCGGGCTTCCTGCCGCTGCCCGGCGAGGCGTACGCGGCCGCCGGGATCGCGGCCATCGAGATGGAGCTCTCGGCGTTGTACGTCTTCGCGTCCACGCACGGCCTGGTCGCGGGCGGCGCGCTCGTCGTGGACGGCGCCAACGCCGATGAACTCGTGGACGAGGAATCCACCGGTGGCTACAACCCGCACCGCGATGTGGTGGCCGAAGGAGTCGACCGGGGCGCCCGGATAGCCTTGGACGCGCTCCGGCTCCTTGCCGCCACGGAGCACTGAGCCGCACCAGAACCACCTCACGGAGAACGGAACCGATGCACCCCACTGACCTGCCGGCCCAGGACCGGGGCGGCTCCATAGATCTCCTGGTCCACGGCGGCGACGTCCTCACCGTCGACGCGTCCGGCACCGTCGTGACGAACGGCGCCGTCGCGGTGCGCGACGGCCGGATCGTCGACGTCGGCCCGGCCGAGCAGCTGCGCGCCGCCTATGAAGCCGCCGAAGAGCTGGACGCCCGCGGCTGTCTCGTCCTGCCGGGCCTGATCAACACGCACACGCACCTGGCGATGACCCTGTTCCGCGGCATCGCCGACGATCTGACGCTGCAGGGCTTCCTGGCCCGCGTGATCCCGGCCGAGGCGGAGCTGCTCTCCCCCGAGACGGTGACGGCGGGCATCCAGGGCGCGATCGCCGAGTCCGTACGGGGCGGGGTCACCGCCGCGCTCGACATGTACTGGTTCCACGAGGCGGCCGAGGCCGTGGCCCGCGATGCCGGGTGGCGCCTCCTGACAGGGCCCACGTTCATGGACGTGCCGGGCCCGCCGGACGGCCGCCCCTACGCCGAACGGCTCGGCTGGGCGGCGGCGGACCTGGCAGCGCGCACCCCGGCGCCTGGCACACGCCCGGTGGTCTTCGCGCACTCCGCGTACACCCTGGTGCCCGAGCAGCTGACGGCGATCAGCGCGCTGGCCCGGGAGCACGGCGCCCTGCTGCACATCCACGCCGCCGAGAACGCGGGCGAGGTGGAGATGGTCACCGAGCAGCACGGCATGCGCCCGGTGGAGCTGCTCGACTCGCTGGGCGTGCTCGGCCCGGACACGCTGCTCGCGCACGCCGTCGACCTCACGGACGCGGAGATCGCGACCCTCGCCCGCACCGGCACGTCCGTCGCGCACTGCCCGGTGTCGAACCTGAAGCTGGGCTGCGGCATCGCGCGCGTCCCCGACCTGCTCGACGCGGGTGTCACGGTGGGCCTCGGCACGGACGGCGCGGTGAGCTCCAACACCCTGGACCTCCTCGGCGCGGTCAAGGTCGCGGCCCTCGTCCACAAGGCGGGCGGCGACCCGACGGCTGTCGGCGCCGAGCAGGCCGTGCGGATGGCGACCATCGAGTCGGCGCGGGCGCTCGGCCTCGGCGACCAGCTCGGCTCCCTGGAGCCCGGCAAGCGCGCGGATCTGATCGTCCTCGACCTCGCCCGGCCGCATCTCACGCCGCGGCACGACCCCTGGTCGATGCTGGCGTACGCCGCGGCGTCCAGTGACGTACGGGACACGGTCGTCGACGGCCGGGTCCTGATGCGGGACCGTACGCTGGTGACACTGGACGAGCGGCGCGCGCTGCGAGCCCTCCAGGACGCGGCGGACTCCGCGGCGCCCGTCCCCACGAGCACGACTGGCACCTCCGAAGTGGCAAGCACCGTATGACCGTCGAACCCACCCGCGGCTTCACCGGCCGCGCCCGCGCCGCCGACCGCGACCCGCGGCTCCCTCCCGGGCAGTACGACGCGGCGGACGGCTGGCCCGTCCTGTCCGCCGAGGTGACGCCCCAGCTCGCGGCCGCGGACTGGACGTTCCGCGTGGACGGCCTCGTCACCTCCCCGCACACCTGGACGTGGGACGAGGCGCACGCACTGCCCGCGTCCGAGTACCGCGGCGACATCCACTGCGTGACCAGCTGGTCCAAGTTCGGGGTGCGCTTCGGCGGGGTGAGCCTGGACGCGTTCCTGGCCGCGGCCGGGCCGCGCCCGGAGGCCACGCACGTCGTCGCGTACTCGCACACGGGGTACACCACGAACCTCCCCCTCTCCGACGTGACGGGCGGGAAGGCGTGGATCGTCTGGGAGTACGGGGACGGCCCGCTGCCGCCGGAGCACGGCGGTCCGGCGCGTCTGATCGTGCCCCACCTCTACTTCTGGAAGAGCGCGAAGTGGGTGGCGGGGCTGCGGCTGCTCGACCACGACGAGCCGGGCTTCTGGGAGCAGAACGGCTATCACCACCGGGGCAATCCCTGGCGGGAGGAGCGTTACTCCGGTGACTGAGACTTTTGTGCCGCCGACGCGGTTCGCCGTGCCGGGGCGGATCGCGGTGAGCAATCGCGCGGCGGCGGTCTGGCAGCGGGCCGTGGTGGTGGACGTCCGGCGCGAGAACGCGGCCGGTACGGTGTCGAGCTTCCGCCTGAAGGTGCCGGACTGGCAGGGACATCTGCCGGGCCAGCATCTGATGCTGCGGCTCACGGCCCCGGACGGGTACGTCGCTCAGCGGCACTACTCGATCGCCTCCGCGCCGGAGGAGGCCGCCGAGAGCGGCGAGGTCGAGCTGACCCTGGACCACGTGCCGGGAGGCGAGGTGTCCGGGCATCTGCACACGGTCGCCCGCGTCGGCGACGTGGTGGAGGTGCGGGGGCCACTGTCGGGCTTCTTCGCGTGGCCGGGTGACCGTCCCGCGCTGCTTCTGGGGGCCGGGTCCGGTGTGGTCCCGCTGATGTCGATGCTGCGGCACTGGCGGGGGGCCGGGCGTCCGGTGCCACTGCGGCTCCTGGTGTCCGCGCGTACGCGTGAGGATCTGATCTACGCGGATGAGTACGGGGACGAGACCACGGTGGTGCTGACGCGGGCGGAGGGCCGGCTTCGCGCCGAGCACTTGGCGCCGTTCCTCGGCGCCGGTCAGCCCGAGGGGGGCTGGGAGGCGTACATCTGCGGCTCGAACGGCTTCGCCGAGCATGCGTCGCGGCTGCTGGTGGCAGGGGGCCAGCCGGTGGATCGGATCCGCATCGAGCGGTTCGGGTAGGGGCGCCTGCGGGCTTTGTCGTCGAGCATGGCCAGGCTCCCCACGGCCACCGCGTGGGGATATTCGCCCGGATCCAGGTACACAACAGCCCAGGGACACGACATAATCATCCGATACATCGGATGTCTTCTGTCTTGTGAGGCGAGGTCCCCATGGCTGTCACCGACGAAGCCATCGAAAAGATCAAGGGCATGATCGTCTCCGGCGCGCTGCGCCCCGGCGACCGGTTGCCCAAGGAGAGTGAACTCGCCGCCGACCTGGGCCTTTCCCGCAATTCCCTGCGCGAGGCGGTGCGCGCACTCTCGCTGATCCGCATCCTCGACGTACGACAGGGCGACGGCACGTACGTGACGAGCCTGGACCCGCAACTCCTGCTCGAAGCCCTGAGCTTCGTCGTCGACTTCCACCGCGACGACACGGTCCTGGAGTTCCTCGCGGTGCGCCGCATCCTGGAGCCTGCCGCCACGGCGATGGCCAGCGCCCACATCACCGAGGCCGAACTCGACGTCCTGACGGCGCAGTTGGACGCCCTCGGGGCGGCTCCCTCGGTGGAGGAGCTGGTCGCCTGCGACCTGGAGTTCCACCGCGGCATCGTGCAGTCGTCCGGCAACTCGGTGCTCTGCTCGCTCCTCGACGGCCTCTCCGGACCCACCACCCGGGCCCGCATCTGGCGCGGCCTCACCCAGGAGGACGCCGTGAGCCGCACCCTGCACGAGCACCGCGCGATCCTCACCGCGCTGCGCGACCGCGACGCGGAGGCGGCCAGGTCATGGGCGACGGTGCACATCGCGAGCGTGGAGCAGTGGCTGCGCTCCACGCTGTGAAGCACGGGCACCGTGGGAGTGCGCGGGCCTCCCGCGGGGCAGTGATCCGGTCATCGAAGCCCGCGCAAGGGGGCTGCGGAGGGCCCCGCCGGACGCCGTAAGGTTGGGGCGTACGTAAAGGACGTCGGAAGGAGGCCTGGGTGATCGAGCTCGAGGGGGTACCCGAGCTGGTCGACCCGGTCATGGTGGCCGCGTTCGAGGGCTGGAACGACGCCGGCGACGCCGCCTCCACCGCGGTCGCGCATCTCGACAAGGAGTGGAAGGGCGAGGTCTTCGCGGCGCTGGACGCCGAGGACTACTACGACTTCCAGGTCAACCGCCCCACGGTCTTCCTGGAGGGCGGCGTCCGCAAGATCACGTGGCCGACGACCCGGCTCTCGGTGATCCGCGTGGGCGGTGACAAGCCGCGCGACCTCGTGCTTGTGCGCGGGATCGAGCCGTCGATGCGCTGGCGGTCGTTCTGCAACGAGATCCTGGGCTTCGCCCATGAGCTGGGCGTGGAGCTCGTGGTGATCCTGGGCGCACTGCTCGGCGACACCCCGCACACCCGTCCCGTCCCGGTCAGCGGCGTCACCTCCGACCCGGACCTGGCCCGCACCATGGACCTGGAGGAGACGAAGTACGAAGGCCCGACGGGCATCGTCGGCATCCTGCAGGAGGCCTGCACGCACGCGGGCGTCCCCGCGGTGAGCCTGTGGGCGGCCGTCCCGCACTACGTCTCGCAGCCGCCGAACCCGAAGGCCACGCTGGCCCTCCTGAACCGCCTCGAAGACCTCATCGGCCTGCGGATCCCCCTTGGTGACCTCGCCGAGGACGCGCGCGCCTGGCAGGTGGGCGTGGACCAGCTGGCGGCCGAGGACAGCGAGGTCGCCGAGTACGTCCAGTCGCTGGAGGAGGCGCGGGACACGGCCGAGCTGCCCGAGGCGACCGGCGAGGCGATCGCCCGCGAGTTCGAGCGCTATCTGCGGCGGCGCGACGGCGGCGGTCCGCCGCAGCCCGGCGGTCACGCCACGGAGGGCGGCGACGGAGCCCCGTATCTGCGCGACAGCCCCGGCGACCGCACACGGCCGCCGAAGCCGCAGACGCGTCCGGACACGGAACCCGGACCCGGAACGGGGACGGGGACGGATGAGGAGAGCAGCGGCGAGTCCGAATCCGGACCGTCTGATTCCTCCGAGGACTGACCAGCACGCAGAGCGACGTGGGGCGGCATCCGCGAGGGTGCCGCCCTTCTGCGTCCCGTCCTGCCTATGGCCGGATTGAGGCGTGACATCGCCTTCCGGACGAATTGCACGGGGTTCCCACGTTGCCTTGATTTCAAACGCAGTTGGGGCAAAGGGGGTGGACGGCCGCGCCCGGCGGTAGCAGGGTGTGCCCCGGAATGCGCGGCCACAGCGCACAGCACGGCACCCGAAGGATCGAAGGGAGCGGTGGAGCGATGACCGACCAGGTAGAGCCGGCAGGGGGCCCGGGAGCCAGTGGCCCCGGACCGGATGGGGCGGGGTTCACCTACCGCGCGTCCGAGCAGGAGCTGATCGTCGTCGCACGGCCCGAGGCCCGGCTGCGCGCCCAGGCCGAGGGCGTCCGCTCGGCGGCGGGCTCCGACGTGTCGGCCCTGAACATGTTCCTCAGCGACGAACAGCTCGCCCTGGAACCGCTGTTCGGCAACGAGGACCGACTGCGGGGCCGGCAGCACAACGCGCCGGACGACGGCAACGACGTCCCCGACCTGGCGCTCTTCTACCGCGTGCGCGGCGGCGGGAGCAGGGCGCAGGAGCTGCGCTCGCGCATGGCGGCGCTGCCGGGGATCGACACGGCGTACGTGAAGCCCGGCGCCGTACCGGCGTCGCTCGGCTCGACGGACCGGCCGCAGCCCCCGCCCCAGCGCCAGGCGGGCCCGTTCGGGTCGCCCGACGCCGGCGAGTCCGGGCGCCGCAAGGAAGGCGCCCCCGTCACCCCCGACTTCACCGGCCGCCAGGGCTATCTGCGCCCAGCGCCCGAAGGCGTCGACGCGTACTGGGCGTGGCAGCGGCTCGGCGGTTCGGGCGAGGGCGTCACGGTGATCGACATCGAGGGCGCCTGGCAGCTGAGCCACGAGGACCTGACCGGCAAGCTCGCCGGGGTGGTCATCGGAACGCCCATCCAGGACCTGGCCTGGCGCAACCACGGCACCGCGGTGATCGGCGTGATCGGCGGCGACCGCAACTACGTGGGCATCTCCGGCATCGCGCCCGAGGCCATGACCGCGGCGGCCTCCTTCCAGCCCCTCGGCACGGCGGCCACGATCCACGCGGCGGCGGAGCGGCTCGGCCCCGGTGACATCGTCCTGATCGAACTGCACCGCCCGGGACCGCGGTTCGACTTCGAGCCGCGCGACGACCAGCGGGGATACATCGCCCTGGAGTGGTGGCCGGACGACTACGCGGCGATCCGGCACGCCACCGCGAAGGGCGTCATCGTCGTCGGGGCGGCGGGCAACGGAGCGGAGTCCCTGGACGACGCGGTGTACGAGCGCAGGCCCGACGAGTTCCCCGAGTGGTGGCGCAACCCCTTCAACCCCTCCAACCGTCCTTCGGGCGCCGTCCTGGTCGGCGCGGGCGCACCGCCGCCCGGCACGCACGGCCGCGATCACGGACCTGACCGCTCACGCCTGGGCTTCTCCAACTACGGCGCCCGCGTGGACGCACAGGGCTGGGGCCGCGAGACGACCACGACCGGCGGCTCCTGGAACCAGCCGGGCGACTTGCAGGGCGGCGCCGACGAGATCGCCTGGTACACGGACACGTTCTCCGGCACCTCGTCCGCCTCACCGGTCGTCGTCGGCGCCCTTGCCTGTCTGCAGGGCATGCTGAAGGCCGCGGGCCAGCAGCTGATGACGCCGGACCGGGCGCGTGCGGTGCTGCGCTCGACGGGTTCGCCGCAGCAGGACGCGCCGGGCCGCCCTGCGTCGCAGCGGATCGGCAACCGTCCCGACATCAAGTCGGCGGTCACGAACCTGCTGCCGTCGGCGGTGGGCTCGGGCCGGGCCGAGCGCTACTGGGACGAGTTGCTCCCCTATCCTCCCGAACTCCCGCAGCGCCTGCGGCTGTTCGTCGCCGGAGAGTGGCGCAACCTGAACGACCCGAGCCCCGACATCCGCCAGGCGGTGCACGCCGCCTTCGCGGGAGGACACCCCGACGTACGCGTCTGGTTCTCGGACGACGAGGTCGTCGGCCTGGTCGTCACGGGCTGAAGCACTCGCGTGAAGCACCACAACCATTGAGGGAAGGTGGCATTCGCATGAGCACCACCCCGTACATGAGTCCCATGGAGCAGCAAGGCCAGCAGCAACAGGGCATGCAGGGTCCGAGCACGGCGCCTCCGCAACGGCAGGGCTCCCAGCAGTCCGGCCCGCAGCAGCAGCTCCAGCAACTCGGCCGGCAGCAGCCCTACCAGCAGCTGCTCCAGCAGCTCGGCCAGGAGAACGTCCCGCAGGCGCAGGCCCCGGAGATCTCCACCCAGGCGGTCGCGTCGGGCATCGCCACAGCGTTCTGGGACGTCGTCCAGCCGCTGCCCGGCCAGGCGTCGGCCCTCTACCTGATGATCGACAACGCATGGAAGGCGTTCATCAACCCCAGTCAGCACACCCACGTCGCGGTCCAGGAAGCCTTCGCCCACGGGCAGCAGGTGATCGGCTACTACGACACCACCAACCCGTCCTATCTCGTGGCCATCGTGATCACGACGAAGTGACGTACGGCTGGTGACATACGGCGGCGCCGGGCGGAGTCCTTCCCGCCCGGCGCCGCTCTCTGCCGACGACCGGCTACGCGCAGCTGAACCTCGCCGCTGCCCAGTCCCCGTGGTCCCCGCTCTTGGAGCCGTTGGTGTCGGTCACCTTCAGCTCCACGTGCCGGGCCCCGCTCACGTCGACGTCCACCGGCACGGTCGCCGACGCGCCCGTCACCTCGGGCGAGGTCCACAGCACCTTGCCGTCGGCCTCGACCGAGAAGGCCACCTCGCCATAGCCGTTGATCTCGTCGTCGATGCCCACGTCGGCCGTGAACTTCGAGCACTGGCCGCCCGTGTAGACCTCGATGACGGAGTCTGCGTGGGTGCCGAGCCCCTTCTCGTACGTCTTCCCCGCGAGGGTCAGCGTGTGGCCGTCATCGGCGCCCGACTCGCCGTTGCTCCGGTCGCGTTCGGCGGGCCCGTAGCCGTTGGTGGACTTCAGCCACACCATGTCGCTCGCCCAGGTGTCGCCCGTCGGCGCCGGCGGCATGACGGCGACCGCGATCCGCTGGGTGGCGGTGCGGTCCTGGCCCGCCGCGCGGTGGCGGGCCGTGGCGTTCAGCGGCTGTTCGCCGGGTTCGGCGTCCTTGGGCGGGGTGACGGCGACCTCGACGCGGCGGGTGGTGCCCGCCTCGACGCGGTCGGCGTGGGCGGTGCCCGCGGTCCAGCCCTCCGGCACGTCCAGAGTGACGTCGACGCCGGTGGCGTCCCGCGTCCCCGCGGTGACGTCGACGGCGACCTTGCCCGCCGTGCCCGCGCCGAGCTCCTGTCCTGCGGGGGCGCTCAGCGTGGCGCTCGCGCCGGGCACGGCACCGCCGACCGCGCTGGTGTCGTCGAGCTCGATCTCGAACGCCCGGTCCGTGCGGAGCGCCGCCGTCTTCACCTTGACGACACCGCCCCGGTCGTCCCGGTCGTAGAACCAGCCTTGCGCCGCCTTCTCGTACGCCGTCGTCGACGTGAACCGCGGCAGCTTGTCGCCGCTCAGCTCCACGCGGCTCGGCGCGTCACCGGTGTGCAGGGTGAACGCGTACGGCCGCTCGGTCTGCTTGCCGCTGAACTCCCCCTTGCTCGCGCCGATCCGCACCCGCACGTCGCCCGCGCCGGAGCGGGGCGCGTCGGCGTCGGCGCGCTGGGTGGCGTACTTGCCGTCGCGGTGCTGCCGGGTCACGCCGTCGTCCTCGTACAGCTCGAAGGAGGACTTGCCCTGCGGGTAGATGTCCCAGGCGAGCGGCGAGTCTGCGGTGCGGTCCTTGTAGGACCTGATGCCGCCGGGCCACATCGGCACGGTGGCGCCGCCCTTGACGAAGAGCGGCAGGGTGTCCAGGGGCGCGCTGTAGCCGTCGACGGTCGTCGGCCCTTGATAGGTGCGGCCGCTCCAGTAGTCGGTCCACGTCCCCTTGGGGAGGTAGATGCCGTCCCGCACGGTCGTGTCCTTGTAGACGGGCGCGACGAGGAAGTCCTCGCCCGCCAGGAACTCGTACTTGGCGGCGTCGGTGGCGGCCTTCGGGTCGTCGGGGTAT from Streptomyces sp. BA2 encodes:
- a CDS encoding PAC2 family protein — translated: MIELEGVPELVDPVMVAAFEGWNDAGDAASTAVAHLDKEWKGEVFAALDAEDYYDFQVNRPTVFLEGGVRKITWPTTRLSVIRVGGDKPRDLVLVRGIEPSMRWRSFCNEILGFAHELGVELVVILGALLGDTPHTRPVPVSGVTSDPDLARTMDLEETKYEGPTGIVGILQEACTHAGVPAVSLWAAVPHYVSQPPNPKATLALLNRLEDLIGLRIPLGDLAEDARAWQVGVDQLAAEDSEVAEYVQSLEEARDTAELPEATGEAIAREFERYLRRRDGGGPPQPGGHATEGGDGAPYLRDSPGDRTRPPKPQTRPDTEPGPGTGTGTDEESSGESESGPSDSSED
- a CDS encoding FAD-binding oxidoreductase — its product is MTETFVPPTRFAVPGRIAVSNRAAAVWQRAVVVDVRRENAAGTVSSFRLKVPDWQGHLPGQHLMLRLTAPDGYVAQRHYSIASAPEEAAESGEVELTLDHVPGGEVSGHLHTVARVGDVVEVRGPLSGFFAWPGDRPALLLGAGSGVVPLMSMLRHWRGAGRPVPLRLLVSARTREDLIYADEYGDETTVVLTRAEGRLRAEHLAPFLGAGQPEGGWEAYICGSNGFAEHASRLLVAGGQPVDRIRIERFG
- a CDS encoding S8 family peptidase, which codes for MTDQVEPAGGPGASGPGPDGAGFTYRASEQELIVVARPEARLRAQAEGVRSAAGSDVSALNMFLSDEQLALEPLFGNEDRLRGRQHNAPDDGNDVPDLALFYRVRGGGSRAQELRSRMAALPGIDTAYVKPGAVPASLGSTDRPQPPPQRQAGPFGSPDAGESGRRKEGAPVTPDFTGRQGYLRPAPEGVDAYWAWQRLGGSGEGVTVIDIEGAWQLSHEDLTGKLAGVVIGTPIQDLAWRNHGTAVIGVIGGDRNYVGISGIAPEAMTAAASFQPLGTAATIHAAAERLGPGDIVLIELHRPGPRFDFEPRDDQRGYIALEWWPDDYAAIRHATAKGVIVVGAAGNGAESLDDAVYERRPDEFPEWWRNPFNPSNRPSGAVLVGAGAPPPGTHGRDHGPDRSRLGFSNYGARVDAQGWGRETTTTGGSWNQPGDLQGGADEIAWYTDTFSGTSSASPVVVGALACLQGMLKAAGQQLMTPDRARAVLRSTGSPQQDAPGRPASQRIGNRPDIKSAVTNLLPSAVGSGRAERYWDELLPYPPELPQRLRLFVAGEWRNLNDPSPDIRQAVHAAFAGGHPDVRVWFSDDEVVGLVVTG
- a CDS encoding FadR/GntR family transcriptional regulator, producing MAVTDEAIEKIKGMIVSGALRPGDRLPKESELAADLGLSRNSLREAVRALSLIRILDVRQGDGTYVTSLDPQLLLEALSFVVDFHRDDTVLEFLAVRRILEPAATAMASAHITEAELDVLTAQLDALGAAPSVEELVACDLEFHRGIVQSSGNSVLCSLLDGLSGPTTRARIWRGLTQEDAVSRTLHEHRAILTALRDRDAEAARSWATVHIASVEQWLRSTL
- a CDS encoding sulfite oxidase-like oxidoreductase; the encoded protein is MTVEPTRGFTGRARAADRDPRLPPGQYDAADGWPVLSAEVTPQLAAADWTFRVDGLVTSPHTWTWDEAHALPASEYRGDIHCVTSWSKFGVRFGGVSLDAFLAAAGPRPEATHVVAYSHTGYTTNLPLSDVTGGKAWIVWEYGDGPLPPEHGGPARLIVPHLYFWKSAKWVAGLRLLDHDEPGFWEQNGYHHRGNPWREERYSGD